A single region of the Biomphalaria glabrata chromosome 15, xgBioGlab47.1, whole genome shotgun sequence genome encodes:
- the LOC106055626 gene encoding beta-1,4-galactosyltransferase 2-like isoform X2 encodes MSRLKVRKLIALAITLSTGAMLVNIVYVRYTTFKKEDFQIEAVERLDTLINRNERLEWSSQVRMIINKSTNATGNLNQPDHLSPKPTKTIQNWSRNLSLETIKRMADFSHTEENNLQSNRFVDKQSNSSTKRILEKSNNSTFENPLEKKTILTAAKPLEESQNTNSSVKEIEKKKSKATKGKAETTSNVSKKEPIDKENANDFDESVLNNEIMHFVSNDTLVAKDSVCPEKSPYLVGALAGMFENVTKEKLIEEFPYLKTCGRLRPSECAPRQKIAFIFPYRNRSRHLHITLYNLIPILKRQLADVTFFVVEQAPPSTFNKGALLNAAFLEAEKLGHFDCYVFHDVDLIPLNDKNLYKCESNPRHYAVAIDKYDFELYYQSHFGGVVGFSKENYLKVNGNSNLYLGWGGEDDDFRARLVSKGYNILRYPLEIARYNMIKHTRDNGNEVNPLRRVILKSSNKRQDIEGLNTVKYKVLNITCEPLYTWITVSINNTEILLTAPQSTLKDVQEAKRKWQSEMERKRKEGNVTIF; translated from the exons ATGTCTCGACTAAAGGTTAGAAAGTTGATAGCTCTGGCAATAACCTTAAGTACAGGTGCAATGCTGGTCAACATTGTCTATGTCAGATACACGACATTTAAGAAAGAAG ACTTTCAGATTGAGGCGGTGGAAAGGTTGGATACCTTGATTAACAGAAATGAACGCTTGGAATGGTCCTCACAAGTTCGTATGATTATCAACAAAAGTACTAACGCAACTGGCAATTTAAATCAACCAGACCACCTCAGCCCTAAACCAACCAAAACTATTCAAAATTGGTCTAGGAATCTATCTTTGGAAACTATAAAACGAATGGCTGATTTCTCACACACAGAAGAAAATAATTTGCAATCAAATAGATTTGTTGACAAACAGTCAAATTCCTCAACAAAAAGAATACttgaaaaatcaaataattCGACATTCGAGAATCCTCTTGAAAAAAAGACAATCTTGACAGCCGCGAAACCTTTAGAGGAATCACAAAACACAAACTCTTCTGTCAAGGAGATTGAAAAGAAGAAATCTAAAGCCACCAAAGGAAAAGCAGAAACCACAAGCAACGTTTCAAAGAAGGAACCAATAGACAAGGAGAACGCCAACGACTTCGATGAGTCAGTCCTCAACAACGAAATAATGCACTTCGTCTCAAACGATACGCTAGTCGCCAAAGACTCTGTCTGCCCTGAGAAATCTCCCTATCTTG TTGGCGCACTGGCGGGGATGTTTGAAAACGTGACCAAGGAGAAACTAATCGAAGAGTTTCCTTACCTCAAGACTTGTGGGAGGCTCCGGCCATCTGAATGCGCTCCAAGACAAAAGATCGCCTTCATATTTCCTTATCGCAACAGATCCAGGCATCTTCACATCACTTTATACAATCTCATACCGATATTAAAGCGCCAACTGGCTGACGTGACATTTTTTGTGGTTGAGCAG GCCCCGCCATCAACGTTTAACAAAGGGGCCCTGCTGAATGCAGCTTTCCTGGAGGCCGAGAAACTTGGCCACTTTGATTGTTACGTATTCCACGATGTGGACCTGATTCCGTTGAAtgacaaaaatctgtacaagtGTGAGTCCAACCCCAGGCACTACGCTGTGGCCATCGATAAATATGACTTTGA GCTCTACTATCAGTCGCACTTTGGAGGTGTTGTTGGCTTCTCCAAAGAAAACTACCTGAAGGTGAACGGGAATTCCAACTTGTACCTTGGCTGGGGAGGGGAAGATGACGATTTTCGAGCGAG GTTGGTCAGCAAGGGATACAATATATTGCGCTACCCCTTGGAGATAGCACGCTACAACATGATCAAACACACTCGAGATAATGGCAATGAGGTGAACCCCCTGAG ACGAGTCATTTTGAAAAGCTCGAACAAGCGGCAGGACATTGAAGGTCTAAACACAGTGAAATACAAAGTGTTGAATATAACGTGTGAGCCTCTGTACACTTGGATCACTGTGTCCATTAACAACACGGAGATCTTGCTA accgcACCACAGTCCACCTTGAAAGACGTCCAAGAAGCCAAAAGGAAATGGCAGTCTGAAATGGAGCGCAAACGAAAAGAAGGCAACGTGACCATATTTTAA
- the LOC106055626 gene encoding beta-1,4-N-acetylgalactosaminyltransferase bre-4-like isoform X1 yields MMNRQKDRQKAQNQKWLLPMRFSKKMSRLKVRKLIALAITLSTGAMLVNIVYVRYTTFKKEDFQIEAVERLDTLINRNERLEWSSQVRMIINKSTNATGNLNQPDHLSPKPTKTIQNWSRNLSLETIKRMADFSHTEENNLQSNRFVDKQSNSSTKRILEKSNNSTFENPLEKKTILTAAKPLEESQNTNSSVKEIEKKKSKATKGKAETTSNVSKKEPIDKENANDFDESVLNNEIMHFVSNDTLVAKDSVCPEKSPYLVGALAGMFENVTKEKLIEEFPYLKTCGRLRPSECAPRQKIAFIFPYRNRSRHLHITLYNLIPILKRQLADVTFFVVEQAPPSTFNKGALLNAAFLEAEKLGHFDCYVFHDVDLIPLNDKNLYKCESNPRHYAVAIDKYDFELYYQSHFGGVVGFSKENYLKVNGNSNLYLGWGGEDDDFRARLVSKGYNILRYPLEIARYNMIKHTRDNGNEVNPLRRVILKSSNKRQDIEGLNTVKYKVLNITCEPLYTWITVSINNTEILLTAPQSTLKDVQEAKRKWQSEMERKRKEGNVTIF; encoded by the exons ATGTCTCGACTAAAGGTTAGAAAGTTGATAGCTCTGGCAATAACCTTAAGTACAGGTGCAATGCTGGTCAACATTGTCTATGTCAGATACACGACATTTAAGAAAGAAG ACTTTCAGATTGAGGCGGTGGAAAGGTTGGATACCTTGATTAACAGAAATGAACGCTTGGAATGGTCCTCACAAGTTCGTATGATTATCAACAAAAGTACTAACGCAACTGGCAATTTAAATCAACCAGACCACCTCAGCCCTAAACCAACCAAAACTATTCAAAATTGGTCTAGGAATCTATCTTTGGAAACTATAAAACGAATGGCTGATTTCTCACACACAGAAGAAAATAATTTGCAATCAAATAGATTTGTTGACAAACAGTCAAATTCCTCAACAAAAAGAATACttgaaaaatcaaataattCGACATTCGAGAATCCTCTTGAAAAAAAGACAATCTTGACAGCCGCGAAACCTTTAGAGGAATCACAAAACACAAACTCTTCTGTCAAGGAGATTGAAAAGAAGAAATCTAAAGCCACCAAAGGAAAAGCAGAAACCACAAGCAACGTTTCAAAGAAGGAACCAATAGACAAGGAGAACGCCAACGACTTCGATGAGTCAGTCCTCAACAACGAAATAATGCACTTCGTCTCAAACGATACGCTAGTCGCCAAAGACTCTGTCTGCCCTGAGAAATCTCCCTATCTTG TTGGCGCACTGGCGGGGATGTTTGAAAACGTGACCAAGGAGAAACTAATCGAAGAGTTTCCTTACCTCAAGACTTGTGGGAGGCTCCGGCCATCTGAATGCGCTCCAAGACAAAAGATCGCCTTCATATTTCCTTATCGCAACAGATCCAGGCATCTTCACATCACTTTATACAATCTCATACCGATATTAAAGCGCCAACTGGCTGACGTGACATTTTTTGTGGTTGAGCAG GCCCCGCCATCAACGTTTAACAAAGGGGCCCTGCTGAATGCAGCTTTCCTGGAGGCCGAGAAACTTGGCCACTTTGATTGTTACGTATTCCACGATGTGGACCTGATTCCGTTGAAtgacaaaaatctgtacaagtGTGAGTCCAACCCCAGGCACTACGCTGTGGCCATCGATAAATATGACTTTGA GCTCTACTATCAGTCGCACTTTGGAGGTGTTGTTGGCTTCTCCAAAGAAAACTACCTGAAGGTGAACGGGAATTCCAACTTGTACCTTGGCTGGGGAGGGGAAGATGACGATTTTCGAGCGAG GTTGGTCAGCAAGGGATACAATATATTGCGCTACCCCTTGGAGATAGCACGCTACAACATGATCAAACACACTCGAGATAATGGCAATGAGGTGAACCCCCTGAG ACGAGTCATTTTGAAAAGCTCGAACAAGCGGCAGGACATTGAAGGTCTAAACACAGTGAAATACAAAGTGTTGAATATAACGTGTGAGCCTCTGTACACTTGGATCACTGTGTCCATTAACAACACGGAGATCTTGCTA accgcACCACAGTCCACCTTGAAAGACGTCCAAGAAGCCAAAAGGAAATGGCAGTCTGAAATGGAGCGCAAACGAAAAGAAGGCAACGTGACCATATTTTAA
- the LOC129923172 gene encoding uncharacterized protein LOC129923172, whose translation MLRVPRDSHKTYAESVQNSTARPRDSHKTYAESVQNSAARPRDSHKTYAESVQNSTARPRDSHKTYAESVQNSTARPRDSHKTYAESVQNSTARPRDSHKTYAESVQNSTARPRDSHKTYAESVQNSAARPRDSHKTYAESVQNSTARPRDSHKTYAESVQNSAARPRDSHKTYAESVQNSAARPRDSHKTYAESVQNSTARPRDSLKTYAESVQNSTARPRDSHKTYAESVQNSTARPRDSHKTYAESVQNSTARPRDSHKTYAESVQNSAARPRDSHKTYAESVQNSNARPRDSHKTYAESVQNSTARPRDSHKTYAESVQNSNARPRDSHKTYAESVQNSTARPRDSHKMFLSVYLFIELFNEGSVNTRYVCSR comes from the exons ATGCTGAGAGT GCCTAGAGATTCACATAAAACGTATGCTGAGAGTGTACAGAACTCTACTGCTAGGCCTAGAGATTCACACAAAACGTATGCTGAGAGTGTACAGAACTCTGCTGCTAGGCCTAGAGATTCACACAAAACGTATGCTGAGAGTGTACAGAACTCTACTGCTAGGCCTAGAGATTCACACAAAACGTATGCTGAGAGTGTACAGAACTCTACTGCTAGGCCTAGAGATTCACACAAAACGTATGCTGAGAGTGTACAGAACTCTACTGCTAGGCCTAGAGATTCACACAAAACGTATGCTGAGAGTGTACAGAACTCTACTGCTAGGCCTAGAGATTCACACAAAACGTATGCTGAGAGTGTACAGAACTCTGCTGCTAGGCCTAGAGATTCACACAAAACGTATGCTGAGAGTGTACAGAACTCTACTGCTAGGCCTAGAGATTCACACAAAACGTATGCTGAGAGTGTACAGAACTCTGCTGCTAGGCCTAGAGATTCACACAAAACGTATGCTGAGAGTGTACAGAACTCTGCTGCTAGGCCTAGAGATTCACACAAAACGTATGCTGAGAGTGTACAGAACTCTACTGCTAGGCCTAGAGATTCACTCAAAACGTATGCTGAGAGTGTACAGAACTCTACTGCTAGGCCTAGAGATTCACACAAAACGTATGCTGAGAGTGTACAGAACTCTACTGCTAGGCCTAGAGATTCACACAAAACGTATGCTGAGAGTGTACAGAACTCTACTGCTAGGCCTAGAGATTCACACAAAACGTATGCTGAGAGTGTACAGAACTCTGCTGCTAGGCCTAGAGATTCACACAAAACGTATGCTGAGAGTGTACAGAACTCTAATGCTAGGCCTAGAGATTCACACAAAACGTATGCTGAGAGTGTACAGAACTCTACTGCTAGGCCTAGAGATTCACACAAAACGTATGCTGAGAGTGTACAGAACTCTAATGCTAGGCCTAGAGATTCACACAAAACGTATGCTGAGAGTGTACAGAACTCTACTGCTAGGCCTAGAGATTCACACAAAATGTTCCTGagcgtctatttatttattgaactctttAACGAAGGCAGCGTAAATACCCGCTATGTCTGCTCTAGATGA